TTAAATTTTGCATCTTTTTTGCAGCATTAACGTCTATGTATTGTAAGAAATTGCTTCTAAAATCTTGATAAACCGCCGGTGTGGAGCAAAAAACATTTGGTGTGAAGATATTTAAATCTGGCACTTCATCATCAAATTCTTCTATGATCTCACCTATACCTCTTACATTTGCTGCCTTGTAGCCACTTACGAAAAAAGCTACATCTGCACCGATTTTAGACGCTATTTGCATCAAATTTTCACGTTTTATATTTAAATTTAGTTCGTCATTTACCATTAGCAAAAAGGTGGCGGCGTTTGAACTACCTCCGCCAAGGCCCGCACCTATTGGGATATTTTTGTTGATGATGATGTTATGGGAGCTAAAAAACTTGTCGAGCTCGTTTGAAAAGCCGGCTCTTTTTAGCTCATCTACCGCTTTTTGGATGATGTTATCTTTTATATCGTGGTTATTGCATTCTATGGCAAAAGAATCTGACTTTTTAAAATAAATTTCGTCAAAAAGCTGCTCACAGAGGATAAAGCGCGATAAAATTTCGTGGTAGCTGCCTCTAGTGCCAACTATCTTTAAAAATATATTTATCTTTGCAAAGCTTTTCATTTCTCGATTTTTTTAGCTAGCTCGTGGATATCGGCTTC
This genomic interval from Campylobacter concisus contains the following:
- a CDS encoding 4-(cytidine 5'-diphospho)-2-C-methyl-D-erythritol kinase: MKSFAKINIFLKIVGTRGSYHEILSRFILCEQLFDEIYFKKSDSFAIECNNHDIKDNIIQKAVDELKRAGFSNELDKFFSSHNIIINKNIPIGAGLGGGSSNAATFLLMVNDELNLNIKRENLMQIASKIGADVAFFVSGYKAANVRGIGEIIEEFDDEVPDLNIFTPNVFCSTPAVYQDFRSNFLQYIDVNAAKKMQNLKSKELLEIYKNRELNDLFAPCFKLYPQMNEFKDKFLSGSGSSVFSVK